Proteins from a genomic interval of Oncorhynchus clarkii lewisi isolate Uvic-CL-2024 chromosome 13, UVic_Ocla_1.0, whole genome shotgun sequence:
- the LOC139424049 gene encoding myeloid-associated differentiation marker-like has translation MVTLDTRTLTVPVGIVRMLEVVLTCISFSLVASVGHFGSSYWAWCMFTWVFCCFVTLLILIMEFTTLNARVPISWDDFTTAFAMLSTLMVLAASIIYPTFFTCVSCGKQIAATVISCLAFLLYATEVGLIRAKPGEISGFLSTVPGLLKVLEAFVACIIFISLDHGSYSRFPGLQWCVAVYSLCFIFALIIILFTICRLLSLFPFPFDKVLTGYNVLAVLMYMTCVVIWPLYSFQNNHSRPSGCGRNCYWDNQVVVAFMTCFNLVVYIVDTVYSFRLVFFVTPA, from the exons ATGGTGACCCTGGACACGCGGACCCTGACGGTGCCCGTGGGCATCGTGAGAATGCTGGAGGTGGTCCTCACCTGTATCTCCTTCAGCCTGGTGGCCTCGGTGGGTCACTTCGGCTCATCCTACTGGGCCTGGTGCATGTTCACCTGGGTCTTCTGTTGCTTCGtcaccctcctcatcctcatcatgGAGTTCACCACCCTCAATGCCCGGGTGCCCATCTCCTGGGACGACTTCACCACCGCCTTTGCCATGCTGTCCACGCTCATG GTGCTGGCTGCCTCCATCATCTACCCCACGTTCTTCACGTGTGTCTCCTGCGGGAAGCAGATCGCCGCCACCGTCATTTCCTGTCTGGCCTTCCTCTTGTACGCCACGGAGGTGGGCCTGATCCGGGCCAAACCCGGCGAGATCAGCGGCTTCCTCTCCACCGTCCCGGGCCTCCTCAAGGTCCTCGAGGCCTTCGTGGCCTGCATCATCTTCATCTCTCTGGACCATGGCTCCTACTCGCGGTTCCCAGGGCTCCAGTGGTGCGTGGCGGTCTATTCGCTATGTTTCATCTTCGCCCTCATCATCATCCTCTTTACTATCTGCCGCCTGCTGTCGCTCTTCCCGTTCCCGTTCGACAAGGTGCTGACGGGCTACAACGTGCTGGCCGTGCTGATGTACATGACGTGCGTGGTGATATGGCCTCTCTATAGCTTCCagaacaaccacagcagacccagCGGGTGTGGCCGCAACTGCTACTGGGATAACCAGGTTGTAGTGGCGTTCATGACCTGTTTCAACCTTGTGGTTTACATTGTGGACACGGTCTACTCTTTCAGGCTGGTGTTCTTCGTCACCCCGGCTTAG
- the LOC139424050 gene encoding myeloid-associated differentiation marker homolog: MVNLDLRSLTLPVGIIRMLEVVLTCVSFSLVASAGHVLSTHWDWCMFTWCFCCFFSLFILIMEFTRFSAKVPISWDDFTTAFAVLAALMCFTSSIIYPTFFTCPTCYRQIAATVSSLLCFGVYVGEVVLARLRPGGEISGFLSTVPGLLKILETVLACIIFTSLDPARFLFHPGLQWCVAVYSLCFIFALVIIFLTVGQLLSLFPFSFDKLLTVYNILATMMYMTAMVIWPLYSFENNPRPVPCSPCPWDNLVVVTFMTVINLVIYILDTIYSIKVVFFTLDEE, encoded by the exons ATGGTGAACCTGGACCTGAGGTCTCTCACCCTGCCGGTGGGCATCATCCGTATGTTGGAGGTGGTCCTCACCTGTGTCTCCTTCAGTCTGGTGGCCTCGGCAGGCCATGTGCTCTCCACACACTGGGACTGGTGCATGTTCACCTGGTGCTTCTGCTGCTTcttctccctcttcatcctcatcaTGGAGTTCACCCGCTTCAGCGCCAAG GTGCCCATCTCCTGGGATGACTTCACCACGGCCTTCGCCGTGCTGGCCGCACTAATGTGTTTCACCTCCTCCATCATCTACCCCACCTTCTTCACCTGCCCCACCTGCTACCGCCAGATTGCCGCCACCGTCAGCTCCCTACTCTGTTTCGGAGTGTACGTCGGCGAGGTGGTGTTGGCCCGCCTCCGGCCCGGTGGTGAGATCAGTGGCTTCCTGTCCACTGTCCCGGGCCTCCTGAAGATCCTGGAGACTGTGCTGGCCTGTATTATCTTTACGTCGCTGGATCCGGCAAGGTTTCTGTTTCATCCGGGACTGCAGTGGTGCGTGGCGGTTTATTCCCTCTGCTTCATCTTCGCACTCGTCATCATCTTCCTCACTGTCGGTCAGCTGCTGTCGCTCTTCCCCTTCTCGTTTGACAAACTGCTCACGGTCTATAATATTCTGGCCACCATGATGTACATGACTGCCATGGTCATCTGGCCGCTGTATAGTTTCGAGAACAACCCCCGGCCCGTTCCGTGTTCCCCCTGTCCCTGGGACAATCTGGTTGTGGTGACGTTCATGACCGTGATCAACCTGGTGATCTATATTTTGGATACGATCTACTCGATAAAGGTGGTCTTCTTCACATTGGATGAGGAATAG